One genomic window of Desulfuromonas sp. AOP6 includes the following:
- a CDS encoding transketolase family protein produces the protein MIATRDAYGKTLVELGRENTRIVALDADLSGSTKTAQFAKEFPERFFNAGIAEANMVGMAAGLAAGGMIPFASTFAVFAAGRAFEQIRQSVAYAKLNVKIVATHGGITVGEDGGSHQSVEDLAIMRALPHMTVLCPADGPETEAAIRAVAKYDGPVYVRLGRSKVPVVFENGCDFTIGKGHVLRDGTDLTFITTGLMTAQALEAAAILAEGGVQARVLHLGSIKPLDTDLVIKAARETGAVVTAEEHSVIGGLAGAVCEALCESHPVPVERVGLRDVFGQSGTAEELLAHYGLTPAHLVEAAQRVLQKKA, from the coding sequence ATGATCGCAACTAGAGATGCCTATGGCAAGACCCTGGTCGAACTCGGCCGTGAGAATACCCGTATTGTGGCCCTGGACGCCGACCTGTCCGGGTCGACCAAGACCGCCCAATTCGCCAAAGAATTTCCAGAGCGTTTTTTCAATGCCGGCATCGCCGAGGCGAACATGGTCGGTATGGCTGCTGGTCTGGCGGCGGGAGGCATGATTCCCTTTGCCTCCACTTTTGCCGTTTTTGCTGCCGGCCGTGCCTTCGAGCAGATCCGCCAGTCCGTGGCCTACGCCAAACTCAACGTCAAGATCGTCGCCACTCATGGCGGTATCACCGTTGGTGAAGACGGCGGCTCGCACCAGTCGGTGGAAGACCTGGCCATCATGCGGGCCCTGCCTCACATGACCGTGCTTTGCCCCGCCGACGGCCCCGAAACCGAAGCTGCCATCCGGGCGGTCGCCAAATACGACGGGCCCGTCTACGTGCGCCTGGGCCGCTCCAAGGTGCCTGTCGTTTTCGAAAACGGCTGTGATTTTACCATTGGCAAGGGGCATGTCCTGCGTGATGGCACCGACCTGACCTTCATTACGACAGGCTTGATGACGGCGCAGGCCCTGGAGGCGGCCGCCATCCTCGCCGAAGGCGGAGTGCAGGCGCGAGTGCTGCACCTGGGCAGCATCAAACCCTTGGACACTGATCTCGTCATCAAGGCCGCCCGTGAGACAGGGGCGGTGGTGACGGCAGAAGAACATTCGGTAATCGGCGGACTGGCTGGCGCCGTCTGCGAAGCCCTCTGTGAAAGCCACCCCGTTCCTGTTGAGCGAGTCGGACTCCGCGATGTTTTCGGTCAGTCGGGCACGGCGGAAGAGCTGCTGGCCCATTATGGACTGACACCCGCCCATCTGGTCGAAGCCGCACAGCGGGTTCTGCAGAAAAAGGCCTGA
- a CDS encoding sensor histidine kinase: MFKSLISRVILLNILLLSIGVAAFSLVHIQRDHQDMQASAEESAELLLTTIENAIFNAMRVGNSDDVQATLENVGRGSRIVHVRIFEPDGTIIKSAQPEEIGQRVNPRELELYRNQDVEAIFEVDGEEVLGMVRPIRSQQVCYRCHAQRQDEIIGLLSLNFSLSPSMDRLKESTEFFAATTGVILVLLSLGSAVILIRFVKRPILTLQSKMAQVENGDLSVRLLPEGNDEIARVSSSFNSMVENLQQARKQLESYHFQQMERADRLASLGEMATGVAHEVKNPLAGISSAISVMADDFPEDDPRRDIFQQILEQLRRLDKTATDLLVFGRPGKPEFSYVDLNDLVKKTLFFVSQHPEARNIHRRKDLTRDLPPVWADEKQIQQVVLNISINAIQAMQAGGSLMLGTTLVERHGQPVVQLKISDTGKGIPQEELDKIFVPFYTTKTQGTGLGLPICKQLLEQHQGTISVESRLGEGTTFTIELPVTAGQALGLEGVESAQV, translated from the coding sequence TTGTTCAAAAGTCTTATCAGTCGCGTTATTCTGCTCAATATCCTGTTGTTGTCCATCGGGGTAGCCGCTTTTTCCCTGGTGCACATACAGCGCGATCATCAGGACATGCAGGCGTCCGCCGAAGAGAGTGCCGAGCTTCTGCTGACGACCATCGAAAACGCCATTTTCAACGCCATGCGCGTTGGCAACAGCGATGACGTGCAGGCGACCCTGGAAAATGTCGGCCGCGGCAGCCGCATTGTTCATGTCCGCATTTTTGAGCCCGATGGCACGATTATCAAGTCCGCTCAGCCCGAAGAGATCGGTCAACGCGTCAATCCGAGGGAGCTTGAACTTTACCGCAATCAAGACGTCGAAGCCATTTTCGAGGTGGATGGCGAAGAGGTTCTCGGCATGGTGCGACCTATCCGATCGCAGCAGGTTTGCTATCGCTGTCATGCGCAACGGCAGGACGAGATTATCGGCTTGTTAAGCCTTAACTTTTCCCTGTCACCCTCGATGGATCGTCTGAAGGAGTCCACCGAGTTTTTTGCCGCCACCACCGGCGTTATCCTGGTGCTCCTCTCCTTGGGAAGCGCCGTCATCCTCATTCGTTTCGTCAAGCGGCCCATCCTGACGCTGCAGAGTAAGATGGCCCAGGTGGAAAACGGAGATCTAAGCGTCCGCTTGCTCCCCGAAGGCAATGACGAGATAGCGCGGGTCAGCAGCAGTTTCAACTCCATGGTGGAGAATCTGCAGCAGGCGCGAAAGCAGCTCGAAAGTTATCATTTTCAACAGATGGAACGGGCGGATCGCCTGGCCTCGTTGGGAGAGATGGCCACAGGGGTTGCCCACGAAGTGAAAAATCCCCTGGCGGGTATCAGCAGCGCCATTTCGGTCATGGCCGATGATTTTCCCGAGGATGACCCACGTCGCGACATTTTTCAGCAGATTCTTGAACAGCTTCGCCGTCTCGACAAAACGGCTACCGATCTGCTGGTATTCGGCCGGCCGGGCAAGCCGGAGTTTTCCTATGTCGATCTCAACGACCTGGTGAAAAAGACGCTCTTTTTCGTTTCCCAGCACCCCGAAGCCCGCAATATCCACCGCCGCAAAGACCTGACCCGGGATTTGCCGCCGGTGTGGGCCGATGAGAAACAGATCCAGCAGGTGGTGCTCAACATCAGTATCAATGCCATACAGGCCATGCAGGCCGGCGGGTCTCTCATGCTGGGTACGACGCTGGTGGAAAGACACGGTCAGCCCGTCGTACAATTGAAAATTTCCGATACGGGCAAAGGGATTCCCCAGGAAGAACTCGACAAGATCTTTGTCCCTTTTTATACCACCAAAACCCAGGGCACCGGGTTGGGGTTGCCCATCTGCAAGCAGCTGCTTGAACAGCATCAGGGGACGATCAGTGTGGAAAGCCGCCTGGGTGAAGGGACGACATTTACGATTGAATTGCCTGTTACAGCGGGGCAGGCATTAGGATTGGAAGGAGTCGAAAGTGCGCAAGTATAA
- a CDS encoding sigma-54 dependent transcriptional regulator, whose product MRKYKILVVDDEHLIRWSLEQNLRKQGYDVGTAASGEEAIKAVQEDAPDLILLDIQLPGINGLDVLQKVKDIDDEIIVIMVTALGVLETAVQAMRMGAFDYVNKPFNLDELAIVINKALETGDLKKEVANLRTVHSHKFGINQIIGNSRHMKNVLAMVEKIARSDASTVLIQGESGTGKELIAKAIHYESARAEKPFMAINCAAVPETLLESELMGHEKGAFTDAKMLKKGLFELADGGTIFLDEIGDMEPGMQAKLLRVLEERSFRRVGGTKDIRVDVRIISATNKDLLKGIEDGSFRNDLYYRIQVIPIYLPALRERKDDILPLTEHFVSHFNREFGKSVKGISKMAEKFLLEYGWPGNIRELKNVLERAIILENDETLLLEHLPQEIVAKATTGSGPLSFRIPPEGVDIEEVERELIRQALEVSEGNQSKAAKLLHLGIDAFRYRMKKFGFL is encoded by the coding sequence GTGCGCAAGTATAAGATTCTGGTTGTTGACGACGAACATCTTATCCGCTGGTCCCTTGAGCAGAACCTGCGCAAGCAGGGGTATGACGTGGGGACGGCAGCCTCCGGCGAAGAGGCCATCAAGGCCGTGCAGGAAGACGCTCCCGATCTCATCCTCCTCGACATCCAGCTGCCCGGTATCAACGGTCTGGACGTGTTGCAGAAGGTCAAGGATATTGATGACGAGATTATCGTCATCATGGTGACGGCTCTGGGGGTGCTTGAAACGGCTGTGCAGGCCATGCGCATGGGGGCCTTCGACTATGTCAACAAACCCTTCAACCTCGATGAGCTGGCCATCGTCATCAATAAGGCTCTCGAGACCGGCGATCTCAAAAAAGAAGTCGCCAACCTGCGTACCGTCCACTCCCACAAGTTCGGTATTAACCAAATTATCGGCAACAGCCGCCACATGAAGAACGTGCTGGCGATGGTCGAAAAGATCGCCCGCAGTGATGCCAGCACCGTCCTTATTCAGGGTGAAAGCGGCACGGGGAAGGAGCTCATCGCCAAGGCCATTCACTATGAGAGCGCCCGCGCCGAAAAGCCTTTCATGGCTATCAACTGCGCCGCTGTACCCGAGACCCTGCTGGAAAGTGAGTTGATGGGGCACGAGAAAGGCGCCTTTACCGATGCCAAAATGCTTAAAAAAGGCCTTTTTGAGCTGGCCGACGGCGGCACGATCTTTCTCGACGAGATCGGTGATATGGAGCCGGGGATGCAGGCCAAGCTCTTGCGTGTCCTCGAAGAGCGCTCCTTCCGCCGGGTAGGCGGCACCAAGGATATCCGTGTCGACGTCCGCATTATTTCGGCCACCAACAAGGATCTGCTCAAGGGCATCGAGGATGGAAGCTTTCGCAACGACCTCTATTACCGCATCCAGGTTATCCCCATCTATCTGCCTGCCCTGCGCGAGCGCAAGGATGATATCCTCCCGCTGACAGAGCACTTCGTCTCTCACTTCAATCGTGAGTTCGGCAAGAGCGTCAAGGGGATTTCCAAAATGGCCGAGAAGTTTCTGCTTGAATACGGCTGGCCCGGCAATATCCGTGAACTCAAGAACGTCCTCGAGCGGGCGATTATTCTCGAAAATGATGAGACCTTGCTGCTCGAACATCTCCCCCAGGAGATCGTGGCCAAAGCCACTACTGGCAGCGGCCCCCTGAGTTTCCGCATTCCGCCGGAAGGGGTGGATATCGAAGAAGTCGAGCGCGAGCTCATTCGCCAGGCCCTGGAAGTGTCGGAAGGAAATCAGTCCAAGGCGGCCAAGCTGCTGCATCTGGGCATTGACGCTTTTCGTTACCGTATGAAGAAATTCGGCTTCCTTTAA
- a CDS encoding FAD-dependent oxidoreductase, giving the protein MAKERLLVIGGDAAGMSAASKVAREKPETEIVVFERSPHTSYSACGMPYYIAGMVEEVESLIARTPAQFHDKYNIDARVHHDVLEIDPTQGKLRVLNRESRTESWESYDQLLIATGAEPFCPEMANAHAQGIFGLSTLQSGIRVREFLDEHHPKQAVVVGGGYIGLEMAEALVRRGMRVSLIQMGEQVMETLDPDMGALVSEALREIGVTLYLKESLQGFEAKNGRVTAVITDQRTLPADCAILGMGTRPNSILAAEAGISLGVKGSIKVNARMQTDMAGIWAAGDCVESMNRVSGKPMHIALGTVANKQGVVAGTNIAGGYATFAGVLGTAVSKICKYEVARTGLLERELPKLGLEAVTATIRSRTRAGYYPGAGRITVKLLAEKGSGRLLGGQIVGLEGAAKRIDILATALYAGLRVQDIVDLDLSYAPPFSPVWDPVQTAARQLLSQV; this is encoded by the coding sequence ATGGCAAAGGAGAGACTCCTGGTGATTGGCGGTGACGCCGCCGGCATGAGCGCCGCTTCGAAAGTGGCGCGCGAAAAGCCTGAAACCGAGATCGTCGTTTTTGAACGTTCCCCCCATACTTCCTACTCGGCCTGCGGCATGCCCTATTACATCGCCGGCATGGTGGAAGAGGTCGAGTCCCTGATCGCCCGCACTCCCGCCCAGTTCCACGACAAGTACAACATCGACGCCCGCGTGCATCACGATGTGCTTGAAATTGACCCGACCCAGGGTAAATTGCGGGTACTGAACCGCGAGAGCCGCACGGAAAGCTGGGAAAGCTATGATCAACTGCTCATCGCCACCGGCGCCGAACCCTTCTGCCCCGAGATGGCCAACGCCCACGCCCAGGGCATATTTGGCCTGTCCACCCTGCAAAGCGGTATCCGGGTACGGGAATTTCTCGACGAACACCACCCCAAACAGGCCGTGGTGGTCGGCGGTGGCTATATCGGGCTGGAGATGGCGGAAGCGTTGGTGCGCCGCGGCATGAGAGTTTCGCTGATTCAGATGGGAGAACAGGTCATGGAAACTCTCGATCCCGATATGGGGGCGCTGGTCTCGGAGGCACTGCGGGAAATTGGCGTCACGCTTTACCTGAAAGAATCGCTGCAGGGTTTTGAGGCAAAAAACGGCCGCGTGACCGCTGTAATTACGGATCAGCGCACCCTGCCAGCCGACTGCGCCATTCTGGGCATGGGAACCAGACCTAACAGTATTCTGGCGGCCGAGGCCGGCATATCCCTGGGGGTGAAGGGGTCCATCAAGGTGAATGCCCGCATGCAGACCGACATGGCGGGTATCTGGGCGGCGGGCGATTGTGTGGAATCGATGAATCGGGTAAGCGGCAAACCCATGCACATTGCCCTGGGGACCGTGGCCAACAAACAGGGGGTGGTGGCCGGCACCAATATCGCCGGTGGCTATGCGACCTTTGCCGGCGTGCTGGGGACGGCGGTCAGCAAAATCTGCAAATATGAGGTGGCGCGCACAGGACTGCTGGAGAGGGAATTGCCAAAACTGGGACTGGAAGCGGTTACCGCTACCATCCGCAGCCGCACCAGGGCCGGTTATTACCCCGGCGCCGGGCGCATCACGGTCAAACTGCTGGCAGAAAAAGGGAGTGGACGTCTATTGGGTGGACAGATTGTCGGATTGGAGGGCGCGGCCAAGCGTATCGACATCCTGGCCACGGCTCTCTATGCCGGCTTGCGGGTACAGGATATCGTCGATCTCGACCTGAGCTACGCGCCGCCCTTCTCGCCGGTGTGGGACCCGGTACAGACGGCGGCCCGGCAGCTGTTATCGCAGGTGTAG
- a CDS encoding transketolase has translation MLTDQTVQELERTARDLRVEILKMLNSAKSGHTGGSLSAIDVLTVLFFHKMRHDPSNPTWEDRDRFVLSKGHAAPALYACLAEAGYFSRDDLKGLRRLGSHLQGHPDMNKTPGVEVCTGSLAQGFSQAVGLALAARLRKPDSRIYCLLGDGEVQEGQVWEAAMAAAHYKLDNLCVFVDQNGLQIDGEVAKVMNVGPLGPKFLAFNWHVLEVDGHDVRAICLALADAEKTKDRPTMIIARTVKGKGVSFFEHKASYHGVPPSDTELAEALKQL, from the coding sequence ATGTTGACCGACCAGACCGTCCAGGAGTTGGAGCGAACCGCCCGCGATCTCCGTGTTGAAATTCTCAAGATGCTGAACTCGGCTAAATCCGGCCATACGGGTGGCAGTCTTTCCGCCATCGATGTGCTGACGGTTCTTTTTTTCCACAAGATGCGCCATGATCCCAGTAACCCTACCTGGGAGGATCGCGACCGCTTTGTGCTCTCCAAGGGCCATGCCGCCCCGGCCTTGTACGCCTGTCTGGCCGAAGCCGGTTATTTCTCCCGCGACGACCTCAAGGGGCTGCGCCGCCTGGGCAGCCACCTGCAGGGACATCCCGACATGAATAAAACGCCGGGGGTCGAGGTCTGTACCGGTTCTTTGGCCCAGGGCTTTTCCCAGGCCGTCGGTTTGGCCCTGGCGGCCCGTCTTCGCAAGCCGGACAGCCGCATCTACTGCCTGCTGGGTGACGGCGAAGTGCAGGAAGGTCAGGTATGGGAAGCCGCCATGGCCGCGGCACATTATAAGTTGGACAATCTCTGTGTTTTCGTGGACCAGAACGGTCTGCAGATCGACGGTGAGGTGGCCAAGGTCATGAATGTCGGGCCGTTGGGACCCAAGTTTCTCGCTTTCAACTGGCACGTACTCGAGGTAGACGGGCACGATGTCCGCGCCATCTGCCTGGCGCTGGCCGACGCCGAAAAGACCAAGGATCGCCCCACCATGATTATTGCCCGCACGGTAAAGGGCAAGGGCGTTTCCTTCTTCGAGCACAAGGCCAGCTATCATGGCGTGCCGCCCAGCGACACCGAACTGGCCGAGGCGCTCAAGCAGCTGTAG
- a CDS encoding homocysteine S-methyltransferase family protein has product MADFREALARQVLILDGAMGTMLQERGLAPGGCPEAMNEDAPEVVVGIHREYVEAGADIIVTNTFGGSSAKLGHYGLQDRVYDLNARAVELARQAAGSNRFVAGSIGPTGRFLAPVGDADFDEMVAIFGEQVRAFAEAGADLVTMETFLDIRELRAAVIAAREFSSLPIVAQMTFDDGGRSVLGTPPEAAAVTLDALGVDVIGSNCGLGIDGIYALLEKMRAVTSLPLISQANAGLPELRNGVTVFPGTPEEMTAYHDRLLTIGVRIIGGCCGTTPAHIRAMRQALQGRSMAWQAPPRRGYLSSRGTVVPIGGDAPCAVIGERINPTGKKKYTAELREGKTAYIRREAQEQVAAGATLLDVNCGAPGVDEPAALERAVYAVSGVVGAPLVLDSSDPVALEKGLKAADGKVLINSVSGEEKSLMKILPLARKYGAAVIGLALDETGIPETAAGRLEVARKILHAAEALGLPKEDVIIDCLTLTVSAEQKRAMETIRALRLVKSELGLATVLGVSNISFGLPARPVLSAAFFAMALEAGLAAAIVNPKEERMMDAYRAAMVLLGRDQRAEAYIDVYGGVTTPLAAPQNDGVPPNIRQRLAAAVIEGDQEGIVALIEVALAEGLEPLDISNEGLLPGLEEVGRRFGKNQIFLPQVMLSAETMHTAFGRLKKEMKGQKSRSLGRILMATVEGDIHDIGKNIVCTLLENHGFEVIDLGKNVPAARIVEEATRHEVDAVGLSALMTTTLNQMDVTIRQLREAGVRVFTMVGGAVVSQDYADSIGADLYAADALEAVDKVKALFSTARQS; this is encoded by the coding sequence ATGGCCGATTTTCGCGAGGCGCTGGCAAGGCAGGTCCTCATTCTTGACGGGGCCATGGGGACGATGCTGCAGGAGAGAGGCTTGGCCCCGGGCGGCTGTCCCGAGGCCATGAATGAAGACGCCCCCGAGGTGGTGGTCGGCATTCACCGGGAGTACGTCGAAGCCGGTGCCGATATCATCGTCACCAATACCTTTGGCGGCAGCTCAGCCAAGCTGGGCCACTATGGTCTGCAGGACCGGGTCTATGACCTCAATGCCCGCGCCGTCGAGCTGGCGCGGCAGGCCGCCGGCAGCAATCGCTTCGTGGCCGGCTCCATCGGACCCACCGGGCGTTTTCTGGCTCCTGTCGGGGATGCTGATTTCGATGAGATGGTCGCAATTTTCGGCGAACAGGTGCGGGCTTTTGCCGAAGCGGGCGCTGACCTCGTCACCATGGAGACCTTTCTCGATATCCGCGAACTCCGCGCCGCCGTTATCGCCGCCCGCGAGTTCTCCTCCCTGCCTATTGTCGCCCAGATGACCTTTGATGATGGTGGCCGCAGCGTGCTGGGTACGCCGCCGGAAGCCGCGGCCGTTACCCTGGACGCCCTCGGTGTCGACGTGATCGGATCGAACTGCGGCCTGGGTATCGATGGCATCTACGCCCTGCTGGAGAAAATGCGCGCCGTCACCTCGCTGCCGCTGATCTCCCAGGCCAATGCCGGCCTCCCTGAATTGCGCAACGGAGTCACGGTTTTTCCCGGTACTCCCGAGGAAATGACCGCCTATCACGATCGCCTGCTGACCATCGGGGTCCGTATTATCGGTGGTTGTTGCGGCACCACCCCTGCCCATATCCGCGCCATGCGTCAGGCGCTGCAGGGGCGCTCCATGGCCTGGCAGGCGCCGCCGCGTCGCGGCTACCTTTCCAGTCGCGGCACCGTCGTGCCCATTGGGGGAGACGCTCCCTGCGCCGTGATCGGCGAGCGCATCAATCCTACCGGAAAAAAGAAGTACACGGCCGAACTGCGCGAAGGCAAAACCGCCTACATCCGTCGCGAGGCGCAAGAGCAGGTCGCGGCGGGGGCCACCCTGCTCGACGTCAACTGCGGCGCCCCGGGTGTGGATGAACCGGCCGCCCTGGAAAGGGCGGTCTACGCGGTCAGCGGGGTGGTGGGCGCTCCCCTGGTTCTTGATTCTTCCGATCCCGTGGCGTTGGAAAAAGGTTTGAAGGCCGCCGACGGCAAGGTTCTCATCAATTCCGTGTCGGGCGAAGAAAAAAGCCTGATGAAAATACTACCGCTGGCCCGTAAATATGGCGCCGCCGTCATCGGCCTGGCCCTGGATGAGACGGGTATTCCCGAAACGGCCGCGGGTCGTCTGGAGGTGGCGCGCAAAATCCTGCACGCCGCCGAAGCCCTGGGCCTGCCTAAGGAGGATGTCATCATCGACTGCCTTACGCTCACGGTATCGGCGGAGCAGAAGCGGGCCATGGAGACCATCCGGGCGCTGCGCCTGGTGAAGTCGGAACTCGGGCTGGCTACGGTGCTGGGGGTCAGCAATATTTCCTTCGGACTGCCGGCGCGACCGGTTCTTTCCGCCGCTTTTTTCGCCATGGCTCTGGAGGCGGGGCTGGCCGCCGCTATCGTCAATCCCAAAGAAGAGCGTATGATGGATGCCTACCGGGCGGCTATGGTTCTGTTGGGGAGGGATCAGCGGGCCGAGGCCTATATCGATGTGTATGGCGGCGTTACTACGCCTCTGGCCGCGCCGCAGAACGACGGCGTTCCTCCGAATATCCGCCAGCGTCTGGCTGCCGCCGTTATCGAAGGCGACCAGGAAGGCATTGTCGCCCTGATCGAGGTGGCGCTGGCTGAAGGTTTGGAACCCCTGGACATCAGCAATGAAGGACTGTTGCCGGGCCTGGAGGAGGTCGGCCGTCGTTTCGGCAAAAACCAGATTTTTCTGCCCCAGGTCATGCTTTCCGCCGAAACGATGCACACCGCCTTCGGCCGTCTCAAAAAAGAGATGAAAGGGCAAAAGAGCCGCAGTCTTGGTCGTATCCTCATGGCCACCGTCGAAGGGGACATTCACGACATTGGCAAAAACATCGTCTGCACCCTGCTGGAAAATCACGGCTTCGAGGTTATCGACCTTGGCAAGAATGTACCGGCAGCGCGCATCGTCGAGGAGGCCACCCGTCACGAGGTCGACGCCGTCGGCCTGTCGGCGCTGATGACCACCACCCTGAACCAGATGGACGTGACTATCCGTCAGTTGCGTGAGGCCGGGGTGCGGGTTTTTACCATGGTCGGGGGCGCCGTGGTCAGCCAGGATTACGCCGACAGCATAGGTGCCGATCTCTATGCCGCCGACGCTCTGGAAGCGGTGGACAAGGTCAAGGCTCTTTTCAGCACTGCCCGTCAGAGCTAG
- a CDS encoding class I SAM-dependent methyltransferase, with protein sequence MSEKKFNPAKLAKLNHPDRYDRENPERIWKTLKLDNPRVIVDIGTGTGFFAIPFSRHMPEGTVYACDIADEILQWLEENLPEELRDRIIPVKMEERAVPLPAGIADLVLMVNLHHELEDAAAILSEAFRLLKPGGKVAIVDWKDEPTESGPPLEIRVSEQSLIDQLAAACFEQIRAHASLPCHHFLEAVKPQH encoded by the coding sequence ATGTCTGAAAAGAAGTTCAATCCAGCCAAACTGGCCAAGTTGAACCACCCCGACCGATACGACAGAGAAAACCCGGAAAGGATATGGAAAACTCTGAAGCTTGATAATCCCCGGGTCATCGTCGACATAGGGACCGGCACTGGATTCTTCGCCATCCCCTTTAGTCGGCACATGCCTGAGGGCACCGTTTACGCCTGCGATATCGCTGACGAAATACTGCAGTGGCTTGAAGAAAATTTGCCCGAAGAGCTGCGCGACCGCATTATTCCCGTTAAAATGGAGGAACGAGCCGTCCCCCTGCCTGCAGGCATCGCCGACCTGGTTCTCATGGTCAACCTGCATCATGAACTGGAAGACGCGGCGGCTATTTTGTCCGAGGCTTTTCGCCTGCTGAAACCCGGCGGCAAGGTGGCCATTGTCGACTGGAAAGACGAACCGACAGAGAGCGGTCCGCCCCTGGAAATTCGTGTCAGCGAACAGAGCCTCATCGACCAGCTCGCTGCCGCCTGCTTCGAGCAGATTAGGGCGCATGCCAGCCTGCCGTGCCATCATTTTCTGGAAGCCGTCAAACCACAGCATTAA
- a CDS encoding GerMN domain-containing protein yields MKGYRLLLVVVAVIILALAALVLRNYLASSPTSMPQPAAEVEEPKVMREIMLYFAAPSADYLLPETREIENCQEEEACLRDTIQALIDGPTTSSIAILPAQTVLRNIEVDGALATVDFNADLVSFHPGGSFSELMTVYGVTNTLAANFPYIRQVQFLIDGQRRESIRGHVGIAEPVTVDFRFSREPAVVVPEEPLGDNPGGRN; encoded by the coding sequence ATGAAGGGATATCGCCTGCTTCTGGTCGTCGTGGCCGTGATCATCCTGGCCCTGGCTGCGCTGGTGCTGCGTAATTACCTGGCGTCTTCGCCGACTTCCATGCCGCAGCCGGCGGCAGAGGTGGAGGAGCCCAAGGTCATGCGCGAAATTATGCTCTATTTCGCCGCCCCATCGGCGGACTACCTGCTGCCGGAAACGCGCGAGATCGAAAACTGTCAGGAGGAGGAAGCGTGCCTGCGGGACACCATCCAGGCCCTGATTGACGGGCCGACCACCTCATCCATCGCCATTTTGCCGGCGCAAACCGTGTTGAGAAATATCGAGGTGGACGGCGCGCTGGCCACCGTCGATTTCAACGCCGACCTGGTCTCTTTTCACCCGGGCGGGAGTTTTTCCGAGTTGATGACCGTTTATGGGGTGACGAACACGCTGGCGGCGAACTTCCCCTATATTCGGCAGGTCCAGTTTCTGATTGACGGCCAGCGTCGTGAAAGCATCCGGGGGCATGTCGGGATTGCCGAGCCGGTGACGGTTGATTTTCGCTTCAGCCGGGAGCCTGCTGTAGTGGTTCCCGAGGAGCCCCTTGGGGACAATCCGGGTGGGAGGAACTGA
- a CDS encoding cytochrome c3 family protein, with product MIRCLIAVMAVTFAWALPALAVDFDHAEHLTHIKGSDCATCHVEGAQSIVPETSACLQCHDQSWVDTVKMPGLKTHGPVWALNHRPFAKGNTYDCAACHQQSYCMDCHTSGRSDEMGDFGNNMINVHRSDFHVTHPIAARTNQQLCSSCHEPNYCSDCHNQFAPADLALDSHRRGWTDGTLDGLHANYSEEQCITCHTSDSVIPSTTGWSQAHAREARKNLATCQACHPQGDICLKCHSATSGLRVNPHPADWSDIDGRLKRASDGKTCRKCH from the coding sequence ATGATCCGCTGTTTAATCGCCGTTATGGCCGTCACCTTTGCGTGGGCGCTACCGGCATTGGCGGTCGATTTCGACCACGCCGAGCATTTGACCCACATTAAAGGGTCGGATTGCGCCACCTGCCACGTGGAGGGGGCGCAGAGCATCGTTCCCGAGACCTCGGCCTGTCTGCAGTGTCACGACCAGAGCTGGGTCGACACCGTCAAGATGCCGGGACTCAAAACCCACGGACCCGTCTGGGCCCTTAACCACCGCCCCTTTGCCAAGGGCAACACCTATGATTGCGCCGCCTGCCACCAGCAGAGCTACTGCATGGACTGCCACACTTCGGGGCGTTCCGACGAAATGGGTGACTTCGGCAACAACATGATCAACGTGCATCGCAGCGATTTCCACGTAACCCACCCCATCGCCGCCCGCACCAACCAGCAGCTGTGCTCCAGCTGCCACGAGCCCAACTACTGCTCCGACTGCCACAACCAGTTCGCTCCGGCTGACCTGGCTCTTGATTCACACCGCCGTGGCTGGACCGACGGCACTCTGGATGGCTTGCACGCCAACTACAGCGAAGAACAGTGTATCACCTGCCACACCAGTGACTCGGTCATCCCCAGCACCACCGGCTGGTCGCAGGCTCACGCCCGTGAGGCCCGCAAGAACCTGGCCACCTGCCAGGCCTGCCACCCACAAGGGGATATCTGTCTCAAGTGTCACAGCGCCACCAGCGGCCTGCGGGTGAATCCGCATCCTGCGGACTGGAGCGATATCGACGGCCGCCTCAAGCGGGCCAGCGACGGAAAGACCTGTCGTAAGTGTCACTAA